In Ammospiza nelsoni isolate bAmmNel1 chromosome 20, bAmmNel1.pri, whole genome shotgun sequence, one DNA window encodes the following:
- the MRPL41 gene encoding large ribosomal subunit protein mL41, which produces MGLLTQLVRGLVRGADRLSPFTSKRGPRSHNKGRGAKKLGVLTRNKKFLLVKEMVPEFVVPDLTGFKLRPYVSYRAPEGSEPPMTAKQLFDQLVAPRIEKDVKDGTFDPNNLEKYGFEPTQEGKLFQLFPKNYVR; this is translated from the coding sequence ATGGGGCTGCTGACCCAGCTGGTCCGCGGGCTGGTGCGCGGTGCCGACCGCCTGTCGCCGTTCACCAGCAAGCGCGGCCCGCGGAGCCACAACAAGGGCCGCGGTGCCAAGAAGCTGGGCGTGCTCACCCGCAACAAGAAGTTCCTCCTCGTCAAGGAGATGGTGCCCGAGTTCGTCGTGCCCGACCTGACGGGCTTCAAGCTGCGGCCCTACGTGTCGTACCGCGCCCCCGAGGGCTCCGAGCCGCCCATGACGGCCAAGCAGCTCTTTGACCAGCTGGTGGCTCCGCGCATCGAGAAGGACGTGAAGGACGGCACGTTTGACCCCAACAACCTGGAGAAGTACGGCTTCGAGCCCACGCAGGAGGGCAAGCTCTTCCAGCTCTTCCCCAAGAACTACGTGCGGTAG